DNA from Arthrobacter sp. StoSoilB19:
GCCGTACAGGGGATCGGAATCGACTACAAACCTGGCAATACGCATGGCTCCTACCCTACCGTCCCGCCGGTGCCGCCTGGCCCGCGCTGCCGCCGCCGCGCAGGTAGGACAGCTGCGCGGCCACGGACAGCTCGGCGGCACGCCGCACGGAAGGCTCGACGTCGGAATAGACGGCGTCGGCCACTTCCCCCGCGGCTGCATCCTGGCCCAGCCGGTCCAGCGCGGCGCGGATCTGCGCCAGCCGTTCTTCCCGGTGTGTCCGGTAGTCCCGTGCGATGGCTTCAAGGGAGGGCAGCACCGGGCCGTGGGCCGGGAGGACGGTTGCGGGCCCCAGCGCTTCGAGCCGGTCCAGGGATGCCAGGTAGTCGCCCAGCGTGCCGTCCGGATAATCCAGGACGGTGGTGCCGCGGCCAAGGACGGTGTCGCCCGTCAGCACCGATCCATGGTCCCCGTCCGCAGGCAGGTGGAAACAGACGGAGTCTGAGGTGTGGCCGGGCGTGGCCAGGACGACGATCTCCAGCCCTGCGGCCTGAATCACCTCTCCATGGACCAGCGGCACTCCCCCGCCGTGGCAGTGGCCGGGATCCGCCGCCCGGACCGGCGCGCCCGTCAGTTCATGCAGGCGGGCGGAACCCGCCGTATGGTCCGCGTGCCGGTGGGTCACCAAAATCAGTTCGACGGCGGCGGTCCCGGCCAGTGCGTTCAGGTGCGTTTCGTCCCGGGGACCGGGATCCACGACCACCACGGAGGAATGGCCGGGGGCACGCACGAGGTAGGAGTTGGTGCCGTCCAGGCTCATGGGGCCGGGGTTGGGTGCCAGGATGAACTGTGTGAGCCCGGAGCTGCGCTGCAGCCGGGGGCCGGAAACTGAAGTCACCGGTCCATCCTTGCATCCGGCGCTGCCCCACCCCAGCCCCGCAGCGCGTCGGTGTGCCGGCATCCACCCCGCAACAGTCAGCAGCTTGTTCGCACAACCACGCCTTCAAGGTCAGGATCTGCGAACCAGCCCAGGAATGCCTGTTGGCCGGAACGCAGGACGGCGCCTGCCGGACCCAAGTCCGGCAGGCGCCGTCGTACATTGAAAACTGCCAGGCTATGCCAGGCGGGTCAGCCAGCCGTGGGTGTCCGGCTCCGTGCCCGTCTGGATGCCCAAGAGCTTTTCGCGGATGGCCATGGTGGTCTCCCCCGCCTTGGCGTCCTCGGAACCGATGAACTCGGTGGCGTCCTTGAGGACTCCGATGGGAGTGATGACGGCTGCCGTGCCGCAGGCGAACACTTCGGTGATGTCACCGGAGGCCACGCCGTCACGCCACTCGTCAAGGGTGATCTTCCGCTCGGAAACCTCGCGGCCCATGTCCTTGGCCACCTGGATGACGGACATCCGGGTGACGCCTTCCAGGATGGTCCCGGTGAGCGCGGGCGTTACCAGCGAGCCGTCCTTCATGACGAAGAACACGTTCATGCCGCCCAGTTCTTCCACGGCGTTGTCGTTGGCCTGGTCAAGGAACAGGACCTGCTTGCACCCGTTGGCCTCGGCCTCCTGCTGCGCGATCAGCGAAGCCGCGTAGTTGCCGCCGCACTTGGCGTCGCCGGTGCCGCCACGGCCGGCGCGGGCATACTGCCGGGAGATCCAGATGGACACGGGCTTGAGCTCGCCGCCGAAGTAGTTGCCGGCAGGCGAGGCGATCACCCGGAAGGACACCTCGCGGGCGGCGCGGACGCCCAGGAAGGCCTCGGTGGCGATCATGAACGGCCGCAGGTACAGGGCCTCGCCGTCGCCGGAGGGGACCCACTCCTTGTCCACTGCCACCAGTTCGCGGATGGCGCCGAGGAAGTATTCGGCCGGCAGTTCCGGAAGGGCCAGCCGGCGGGCGGATTTGTTCAGCCGCGCCGCGTTCGCCTCCGGGCGGAAGGTCCAGATGGACCCGTCCGCGTGGCGGTAGGCCTTCAACCCTTCGAAGATCTCCTGGCCGTAGTGGAAGACGGCGGCGGAAGGATCCAGGACGATCGGACCGTAGGGTTCGATCCGGGCATCGTGCCAGCCGCCGTTGCCGTCCGCGTCCACGCTGTAGTCCACGATGGCGGTGTGGTCGGTGAAGTAGTTGCCGAATCCCGGGTTTGCCAGGATGGCTGCACGCTCTTCGGCGGACTTCGGGTTGGCCGAAGGCTGCCGGGTGAATTCGACGCCATGGGCGGTCTGGGTCATGGTTCCTCCACGATCGGCCGCCACCTCGTTCAGCGCTGAACGGCGGGGCGGCATTTGGTGATTCGAGACAAGCTTACGCCCGATGCCGGATGCCCCGGCGCGGGCTAAAGGCCGGCGGTGATGGCGTCGCCCACGGCCGTGGTGCTGCGTGCGGTGCCGTCACGCTTTTCGACGTCGGCAACCACGGCAGCTTCAATCCTGCGGGCGGCGTCCGTGTAGCCCAGGTGGTCCAGCAGGAGGGCCGCGGAGAGGATCGCCGCGGTGGGATCTGCCTTGCCTTGGCCGGCGATGTCCGGCGCGGAACCGTGGACCGGTTCGAACATGGACGGCGCCGTGCGGTCCATGTTGATGTTGCCGGAGGCGGCCAGGCCGATGCCGCCGGTGATGGCAGCGGCGAGGTCGGTGATGATGTCGCCGAACAGATTGTCCGTGACGATGACATCGAAGCGGGACGGGTCCGTGACCATGAAGATCGTGGCGGCGTCCACGTG
Protein-coding regions in this window:
- a CDS encoding MBL fold metallo-hydrolase, whose amino-acid sequence is MTSVSGPRLQRSSGLTQFILAPNPGPMSLDGTNSYLVRAPGHSSVVVVDPGPRDETHLNALAGTAAVELILVTHRHADHTAGSARLHELTGAPVRAADPGHCHGGGVPLVHGEVIQAAGLEIVVLATPGHTSDSVCFHLPADGDHGSVLTGDTVLGRGTTVLDYPDGTLGDYLASLDRLEALGPATVLPAHGPVLPSLEAIARDYRTHREERLAQIRAALDRLGQDAAAGEVADAVYSDVEPSVRRAAELSVAAQLSYLRGGGSAGQAAPAGR
- a CDS encoding branched-chain amino acid aminotransferase, translated to MTQTAHGVEFTRQPSANPKSAEERAAILANPGFGNYFTDHTAIVDYSVDADGNGGWHDARIEPYGPIVLDPSAAVFHYGQEIFEGLKAYRHADGSIWTFRPEANAARLNKSARRLALPELPAEYFLGAIRELVAVDKEWVPSGDGEALYLRPFMIATEAFLGVRAAREVSFRVIASPAGNYFGGELKPVSIWISRQYARAGRGGTGDAKCGGNYAASLIAQQEAEANGCKQVLFLDQANDNAVEELGGMNVFFVMKDGSLVTPALTGTILEGVTRMSVIQVAKDMGREVSERKITLDEWRDGVASGDITEVFACGTAAVITPIGVLKDATEFIGSEDAKAGETTMAIREKLLGIQTGTEPDTHGWLTRLA